DNA sequence from the Malus domestica chromosome 06, GDT2T_hap1 genome:
CTCAAGTTCTTCATCACCACTCTCCACAATCCATCCTTGAGCCATACTAGCTTCACTTGCAAGTAGTATGTTCACTTTCTTCtcattctctcttttcttcttattCATAATCCTTGCATTAAATTGGACATAGACTAAATTATTTAACCTTGTTGTATCTAGTctattccttttctttgtaTGTATACCTTCAAAAGAACTCCAATTTTGTTCACAACCGGATGAACTTGTAGTCAATGAGAGTATCTTTATAGCTATCCTTTGCAAATGAGGCACACCATTTCCATAATTATACCACCATGCaactaatgaagaaaaaaagcaCACAATTAGTAATGAAAAATAAGTAGTAAActcaaatttaataaataaaatataagcatATGTGAATATTCATACCCGAATTATAGTTTTCATTATTCTCAACGCATCCAAGTTCGGCCAAATGTCTTCCAAATCCACCTTCTTTTACTCTATACTTGTGCATCTCAACGTTTATCACTTGGTTTTGAACCTCATAGTTATCGGGGAAGAACTTCTCAACACAAGTAAAAATCCTCTCCATGACAATTGGATCATGTTGTATgctttgatctttgaagaaataATAAGGGTTGAAGAGGTAGCTCGTCAAATGCAATGGACTATCAAGCCGCTCACGAGCTTTTTCATCAATAATTTGAAGAATTTGTTGATAGTTGGCCTCATTGTTCTTGAATGTCTCTTTAATCTCCATCTTTGCTTTTTGTAGCTCTCCATACAAAAAGCCCATTGATGGCTTCTTGTCCCCATCTACAATTCGAAATAGCTTGAATAAAGGCTCAAATACTTTCAAGCAAAGTAAGACCCCACTCCAAAAATGTGAACTCAATATAGTAGCATATGCCGTTTTCCCCTTTGTAGTCTTGACATGTTTGCATTGTTCCCATTCTTCACTAGCAACCATAACcttcaagttttttttcttatccATCAAGCTTTGCAATGTGAGGAAAAAAGTTGCAAATCTAGTGACTTCGGGCCTTATTATGTCTCTTTTCTTGGTATGCTTCCTAATCAATGCCAAAGTTTTATGATGTGCATAAATGAAGATGGTGAAAGCCTTTGCCTTGTCAATAACTCCTTTGAACCTAGGGAGATTACCAATCCCTTGAAGCATGAGATTCAAAGTATGAGtggcacatgatgtccaaaacatatTCGGCCTCTTTTTCTTCATCATGTTTGCCGCCGCCATATTGTTAGAAGCATTATCGGTTATCACTTGAATCACATTTTGAGGCCCAATTTCTTCAACACACTTGTCAACATATTCAAAGATATATTCTTCGGTGTGTGCTTCACTAGAGCATTCCTTAGAAGAAAGAGATATGGTGCCTTCCTTGCAATTGACACATAAATTCATTATGCTTCTTCTTTTTCGATCACTCCAAGCATCGGTCATGATTGAGCAACCATTCAAAGCCCACTCTTCTTCATGTTTCTTGAGTGACTTTTTTACTCTTTCTAGCTCTTCTTTCAATAATGGCTCCCTTAATTCGTATTGGCTTGGAGGTAGGTAACCCGGGCCAAATTGACCAACCGCTTCCATCACACGCTTGAAGCTGTCATTATCAATAGCATAGAAAGGAATACCGGCTTCATACACCCATCGAGCCACATATTGATCCACTTGATGTGCTCTTTCCttccaaattgcatcatggaTGTTTTGTTGCCAAGTCTTCTTACTTCCCTCATTTGAATAATCAGGATTGATGGCGGATGCAAACCTATCCATAGGTCCAAGAGTGCGAGGCCTTTTCCTTGACCCAATCACTTTAatgtattcttcttcttcttgaatttgttgaagttgcaccTCTTCCCTCACTTCCACATTGTGCTTATCCCTTTGTTTCTTCTAATGCGGCTCTACATTTGGCTTTATCTTCATCCGAAAACTTTGTGCATGCCGCTACATTTCCCCTTATGTTGGCTACATGTTGTTTTAATCTATGTACTCCACCACTAATGATTTTGTTACACAACTTACATTTCACCTTATCTGTGTTTGTAGGATTTGCCAAGATCCCATATTCACATCCCACATCATCCGAGCTACGCTTCAACACATTTTCAGATTGAGAGGAGGACGACATTGCAGTAGATGCTCCAGAAGATGAAGTACCAGTCATCATACAAGAAACAATCctaaaatttatataaaatagaCATTACAAACTTTTAGGTCTTAATCTCCCACAAAAAAACTATCACAGTATTTTAACTTATAAGCCAACTcagattgttttgtttttctattttggtCGAAGCATAACGTTTTAAAGTGAGTAAAATGGATCATGCAATGTCAAGATCAATATATCTACTGCAATGGCTCAGAACAATGCATCAAAGTGAGTAAAATGGCTCAGAGTCAGAACCCCTGCATCAAAGCTAGCAGCAAGAGCAGATAATGATATTGCGATGGGAATCCGACAAAGAATGGTGAATAAGCTAAATGAATCTTCCAAACATACACTTTAGAGAGAACAATGCACACATTCATAATTTGTTGTTTTATTTATGTGCTTAGGATCTTAAAAGAAGTATATGCAGATCAAACAATTCATTACATACGCGAAAGAAGTATCTCGCAGCAGATAAACAGCTTTCCAACCCCTGTAAATATTTTCACAACTATAACTAGTAGCACCTATAAATCACCATCCTTCTAAAGCTAATAAATTTTGACAGATTTGTAAGGCACACAGCCACACACAGCTGCAATGATCCCCATTTACTTCATTCGACTGAAGACAAAAGGCACGGAATACATAAATCCAGAACCCTACCTATTGTATTCCACATATCCAAGTCATTTCTTCACAGTCAAGTACTTTTAACAAGCCCCACCAATTCACAAACTTACTATAAAACTTGAACCTCCAGTAAGTTTGTCAATTGTTCCCCATTCCCCTACAAATATTTTGAGGTGAATTTTATGCTAACCTGGATTTTTATCCTTTGACCACATATAAAATTTACCACCTTTATAAAGATTATACATGGACATTACCTCTACATCTCTCCCACTCTCTTCAATTATTTCCAAtaattcttttctttcttcaactGTAACTTGTTACCGTAACCTATACATACATACCTCGTACTTTCCAGACCTTTAGCTCAATCATTCATATATGAATCATATATAGTATATACAATACGGTCACAATCTCATAAAGTCTGCCATTGCACCAAATCCTTGTGAAAACAAATGTGTCAAAACTTATAAACTTGCAAAGGCATTACCTGATTGTAGTCTCCTTGTTAAGTACTTCCCAAATTAATCTTTTAAACCGTGCCACCTCCTTACTGTTAAGGTATCCAGCAACCTAAAAAACAGAAGCATGAGTTCTTCCATATCGATTcacaaacaaaaaatagaaGCAACAATCAATCACATACAAATCCAAATCACTATACGGACTACCGAGTGGGCTATGATGAAAATGTTCTTTGCTGGGCAGGTGGTGTAACTTTTAGGATCTCTGCTTTAATCTTTCATTAAATTCCCCCCCTTAATTATCAGACTTGGAAAATGAGGTCAACAGTCATGAACCAAGAATGAAACTTTTCACAATAACTATGAAATTAAAAGTCCAACAATGTAGCATGCAAGATTAATTCTTATTATCATCAAATATTTTGGGCACCAACCTTAAATTTATGAACGTATAGTGAATGGGCAGACACCATTCAACAAAAACAattcagaaaattgaaaaaaaacaataagaaaGCAATGGCCACATTATTTGCATACCTCGAGCTCGGAGTCATCGATATTTGATAGGCCTTTTGAGACTAAGAGACATCGCAGGTGACGGAAGAAGAGACAAAGTGGACGAACGACGAAGTGGCTGTCGACGAGAGTTCTTGGTTTCTGAAATTAGGGTAGCTGCAGGGCATGGGAAGAAACTTAGAATCTGAATTAGAAGTTAGAATataataaacttaaaaataaaaaaaacaaaacaaaaccgcccagcgcctaggcggccgcctaggctgttttttagaacactgttGGTAGCTTTCACTTTGACAGcatctttaaatatttttaattaattataaaatatatttgattaattttttatttttattttaaatgatatttataataattaatatcacaaaataataatttaattcgatacattggagtaaaaagaaaaaccatAAAAATGTCAAAGTGAGACATAAactataaaatttaaattttatatttaaaatttaggaTTAAGTACCTAAAATCTTCTGACCTTTTAGTGTCATTCCAAATTggtattaatatttttaaaattttcaaacaagtaCCCAAactattgaaaatgtcacatccGTTATGTTTCAATTGATTTTTCGGCTGATCTCCTAACAAAGAAGAGGATTAAGAATTCATATAGGGTTTTAAGCAGCTTATTTCTGCTCATGTGATTTCCTTATTCGCATATTTTTTGCTAATAAAGCTTCCAGTTCTTTTTTGTGGACAATGAAAATATGGTGGTGGCCGCATCATGGCAGTTCATACTGTTTCAGCAACCTCTGTGACCTACTCAATGTTGTCGGCTTGAGTTATATGATGGAGTTTGTGGTTGTGCGTTGGTTTGGAGGTGATGGCATGAAGGGGGTGATGGTGACCGTTAATTGGACAAAAAATTAATTGAGACTTAATggatgtgacattttcaataggttAGTACTTGTTTGAAATGATTAAAAGGTTGAGAACAATTTGACAtgaaggttctaaaagacgctaggcgctagtaaGACGGCGGGTTGAAGCCTAGTGCCTAGGTGGCTAGGCGAGCTCCTAGGCGGACTAgacagatttaagtaaatctttatatttgtgtaaataaatGTCTGCTtatacttgaaatatatatatactttcatcataaactacaaaacagaatgacatatatattatgaaatattgaaacataatgaaaacatggggaataaggaaataatgtgtgttcatttaagtatgcaaGAAGTTTCTTAcgatttattgaaaaaaaaatgcaaaatgaaagttatctattttctgtctaaatgagtcacaacctaggcgggtgcctagacAGGTCTAGGTGGGCTAGGTGGGTGCTTAGGCGGTCTAGGCAGGCGCCTTAGGAAGTCTAggcgtcatttcttaattttcaaatgcctaggcattaatcggggttGTGGTcagccgcctagcgcctaggcggttcTAGGCGGgtatttttagaacaatgcatGACACTAAAAGGTCAAGGGATTTTAGGTACTTAATCTTGCAATCTAAAATTTGCATATTTAGAGATTTTAATGCTGATcgtaaatttcaaattttgaactttttatgTGAcccctctttttctctctccctcactgaAGGATTTTCTCTCACAAACCCTAACCTTAGCCGTCGGCCTCTCATTTTGGTTTAACTTCCTTCCCTCTTTCCTTCTTTAATTTTCTACAGTTCATTCCTTCTTTAATTTCCTTGCTTTCCATTTTGACCATGTGATTTGGTAAGTTTGCTTATGAGCGTTGTCTCACCTTGCCTTGAGCTATGTCTCAACTTCTTTGAGCTTTATCTCAGTTTATGGCAGTTCTTGTCTCAGATCAAGTTCATGATTTCTTTGGCCCAATTGTTGTTCCTTGTCGCGAATCACTGCCCATCGGCATCTGTTACTTGGCTCATTGAGTGTTTCCTCCTTGGATTACATATGGAGACATGCTTTACATTTAGGTGGCTTTTAAAGT
Encoded proteins:
- the LOC139196898 gene encoding uncharacterized protein; translation: MKLNNRSQRLLKQAHQVDQYVARWVYEAGIPFYAIDNDSFKRVMEAVGQFGPGYLPPSQYELREPLLKEELERVKKSLKKHEEEWALNGCSIMTDAWSDRKRRSIMNLCVNCKEGTISLSSKECSSEAHTEEYIFEYVDKCVEEIGPQNVIQVITDNASNNMAAANMMKKKRPNMFWTSCATHTLNLMLQGIGNLPRFKGVIDKAKAFTIFIYAHHKTLALIRKHTKKRDIIRPEVTRFATFFLTLQSLMDKKKNLKVMVASEEWEQCKHVKTTKGKTAYATILSSHFWSGVLLCLKVFEPLFKLFRIVDGDKKPSMGFLYGELQKAKMEIKETFKNNEANYQQILQIIDEKARERLDSPLHLTSYLFNPYYFFKDQSIQHDPIVMERIFTCVEKFFPDNYEVQNQVINVEMHKYRVKEGGFGRHLAELGCVENNENYNSVAWWYNYGNGVPHLQRIAIKILSLTTSSSGCEQNWSSFEGIHTKKRNRLDTTRLNNLVYVQFNARIMNKKKRENEKKVNILLASEASMAQGWIVESGDEELELGSGIGKTSKVGSSLEPRGSSKNVEVRELHEEDFISDKDMEEEEGDDEEIEFESDTERVLEGYGEEEFDA